A window from Mycobacterium saskatchewanense encodes these proteins:
- the ettA gene encoding energy-dependent translational throttle protein EttA, which translates to MAEFIYTMKKVRKAHGDKVILDDVTLSFYPGAKIGVVGPNGAGKSSVLRIMAGLDKPNNGEAFLATGATVGILQQEPPLNEEKTVRGNVEEGLGDIKVKLDRFNEVAELMATDYSDELMEEMGRLQEELDHAEAWDVDSQLEQAMDALRCPPPDEPVKNLSGGERRRVALCKLLLSKPDLLLLDEPTNHLDAESVQWLEQHLAAYPGAVLAVTHDRYFLDNVAQWILELDRGRAYPYEGNYSTYLEKKAERLSVQGRKDAKLQKRLAEELAWVRSGAKARQAKSKARLQRYEEMAAEAEKTRKLDFEEIQIPVGPRLGNVVVEVEHLDKGYGGRTLIKDLSFTLPRNGIVGVIGPNGVGKTTLFKTIVGLEQPDSGTVKVGETVKLSYVDQARAGIDPKKTVWEVVSDGLDYIQVGQTEVPSRAYVSAFGFKGPDQQKPAGVLSGGERNRLNLALTLKQGGNLILLDEPTNDLDVETLSSLENALVNFPGCAVVISHDRWFLDRTCTHILAWEGDDDNEAKWFWFEGNFGAYEENKVERLGAEAARPHRVTHRKLTRD; encoded by the coding sequence ATGGCTGAGTTCATCTACACGATGAAGAAGGTCCGCAAGGCGCACGGCGACAAGGTGATCCTGGACGACGTCACGTTGAGCTTCTACCCGGGCGCGAAGATCGGCGTCGTCGGCCCCAACGGTGCCGGCAAGTCGAGCGTCTTGCGGATCATGGCCGGATTGGACAAGCCGAACAACGGCGAGGCCTTTCTGGCGACGGGTGCCACTGTCGGCATCCTGCAACAGGAACCGCCGCTGAACGAGGAGAAAACCGTTCGCGGCAACGTGGAGGAGGGCCTGGGCGACATCAAGGTGAAGCTGGACCGCTTCAACGAGGTCGCCGAGCTGATGGCCACGGACTACTCCGACGAGTTGATGGAGGAAATGGGCCGACTCCAGGAGGAGCTCGATCACGCCGAAGCGTGGGACGTCGACTCGCAGCTCGAGCAGGCGATGGACGCGCTGCGCTGCCCGCCACCCGACGAGCCGGTGAAAAACCTGTCCGGCGGTGAGCGCCGCCGGGTGGCCCTGTGCAAGCTGCTGCTGTCCAAGCCCGACCTGCTGCTGCTCGACGAGCCGACCAACCACCTGGACGCCGAAAGCGTGCAATGGCTCGAACAGCACCTGGCCGCCTACCCGGGCGCCGTGCTGGCGGTCACCCACGACCGCTACTTCCTGGACAACGTCGCCCAGTGGATCCTCGAGCTCGACCGCGGCCGCGCCTACCCCTACGAGGGCAACTACTCCACCTACCTGGAGAAAAAGGCCGAGCGGCTGTCGGTGCAGGGCCGCAAGGACGCCAAGCTGCAGAAGCGGCTGGCCGAGGAACTGGCCTGGGTGCGGTCCGGCGCCAAGGCGCGCCAGGCCAAGAGTAAGGCGCGCCTGCAGCGCTACGAAGAGATGGCCGCCGAGGCGGAGAAGACGCGCAAGCTTGACTTCGAGGAAATTCAGATTCCCGTCGGGCCCCGACTGGGCAACGTGGTCGTGGAGGTCGAACACCTCGACAAGGGCTACGGCGGACGCACTCTGATCAAGGACCTGTCGTTCACCCTGCCGCGCAACGGCATCGTGGGCGTCATCGGCCCCAACGGGGTGGGCAAGACCACCCTGTTCAAGACCATCGTCGGGCTCGAACAGCCGGACAGCGGCACGGTCAAGGTGGGGGAGACCGTCAAGCTCAGCTACGTCGACCAGGCGCGCGCAGGCATCGACCCCAAGAAGACGGTGTGGGAGGTGGTCTCGGACGGGCTCGACTACATCCAGGTCGGCCAAACCGAGGTGCCCTCGCGGGCCTACGTGTCGGCGTTCGGGTTCAAGGGCCCCGACCAGCAGAAGCCGGCCGGCGTGCTCTCAGGCGGCGAGCGCAACCGGCTCAACCTGGCGTTGACGCTCAAGCAGGGCGGCAACCTGATCCTGCTGGACGAGCCCACCAACGACCTGGATGTCGAGACGCTGAGTTCGCTGGAGAACGCCCTGGTGAACTTTCCGGGCTGCGCGGTGGTCATCTCGCACGACCGCTGGTTCCTCGACCGGACCTGCACGCACATCCTGGCCTGGGAGGGCGACGACGACAACGAGGCCAAGTGGTTCTGGTTCGAGGGCAACTTCGGGGCATACGAGGAGAACAAGGTCGAACGGCTCGGAGCCGAAGCCGCGCGTCCGCACAGAGTCACCCACCGGAAGCTGACACGAGACTAA
- a CDS encoding single-stranded DNA-binding protein, whose translation MFETPLTVVGHIVTNPERRQVGNQEVMKFRVASNSRRRTADGGWEPGNSLFINVSCWGRLVTGVGAALGKGAPVIVVGHVYTSEYEDRDGNRRSSLEMRATSVGPDVSRAIVRIEKPGYTGPSPEEAPTRTVPATSDAGADEGSGGEADPTQAARLPLSA comes from the coding sequence ATGTTCGAAACCCCGCTTACCGTCGTCGGCCACATCGTCACCAACCCCGAGCGCCGGCAGGTCGGCAACCAGGAGGTCATGAAGTTCCGGGTGGCCAGCAATTCCCGACGACGCACCGCCGACGGCGGCTGGGAGCCGGGCAACTCCCTGTTCATCAACGTGAGTTGCTGGGGGAGGCTGGTCACCGGAGTGGGTGCGGCGTTGGGCAAGGGCGCCCCGGTGATCGTGGTGGGCCACGTCTACACGAGCGAGTATGAGGACCGCGACGGCAATCGTCGGTCGTCTCTGGAGATGCGCGCCACGTCGGTGGGGCCGGATGTCTCCCGCGCGATCGTGCGCATCGAGAAGCCCGGCTACACGGGTCCCTCCCCGGAGGAGGCTCCCACCCGGACGGTCCCCGCAACGTCCGACGCCGGCGCTGACGAGGGGTCGGGCGGCGAGGCCGACCCCACTCAGGCCGCTCGGCTGCCACTGTCGGCTTAG
- a CDS encoding cytochrome c oxidase assembly protein, whose protein sequence is MTVTRPVGENADRAIETAPTGRRAPVWPLLLGVAILAGCTAAGVGALSLADALTATGLPDPGPATTLGLPFVRAAGEIAAVLAVGSFLFAAFLTPPQRSGVLDAGGYRALRVGTVASGAWAVCAALLVPLTVSDVSGQRLSDHLNPVQIWSLAGLINTASAWRWTAVLAAVVTLASLSVLRWSWTPLLLLGSLVTLIPLGLTGHSSAGGSHDLGTNALLIHLVAASLWAGGLLALLAHALRGGDHLGLAARRFSALALWCWVAMALSGVVNALVRVVPSDLLTTDYGRLVVAKLAALCALGVLGWRQRRTAVAGLQTNPGRAAARRALVRLALTEAALFGVTFGVAVGLGRTPPPPPRNRLPSIPEAEIGYDFDGPPTVARILFDWRFDLIFGTAAIVFAVLYVAAVVRLRRRGDSWPRGRILAWLLGCFALLFVTSSGVGRYMPAMFSVHMVAHMGLSMLVPILLVLGAPVSLALRALPAAGRDDPPGMREWLLAALHSRYSRFVTNPVVATVLFVSGFYGLYLSNLFDTAVSSHAGHVAMNVHFLLSGYVFYWIVIGVDPTPRPIPPLAKVGVVFASLPLHAFFGVVLMGTRKVLGADYYRSLGLSWHTDLLGDQRLGGGIAWAAGEVPLVIVMLALLVQWARSDERTARRLDRAADRDDDAELAAYNAMLAELARRETSGPTAGQPNGNPRA, encoded by the coding sequence ATGACCGTTACCCGGCCCGTCGGTGAGAACGCTGACCGGGCCATCGAAACGGCGCCGACCGGGCGCCGCGCGCCCGTATGGCCGCTGCTGCTCGGCGTCGCGATCCTCGCCGGCTGCACGGCGGCCGGCGTCGGGGCGCTGTCGCTGGCCGACGCGCTGACCGCCACCGGCCTGCCCGACCCGGGACCGGCCACCACCCTGGGGCTGCCGTTCGTCCGCGCGGCGGGGGAGATCGCGGCGGTCCTGGCGGTCGGGTCGTTCCTCTTCGCGGCGTTCCTGACACCGCCGCAACGCAGCGGCGTCCTCGACGCCGGCGGGTACCGAGCGCTTCGCGTGGGCACGGTGGCGTCGGGGGCGTGGGCGGTGTGCGCCGCCCTGCTGGTCCCGCTGACCGTGTCCGACGTCTCGGGCCAGCGCCTGAGCGATCACCTCAACCCGGTGCAAATCTGGTCGCTGGCCGGCCTGATCAACACCGCCTCAGCCTGGCGCTGGACCGCGGTGCTGGCCGCCGTGGTCACGCTGGCCAGCCTGTCGGTGCTGCGCTGGTCCTGGACGCCGCTGCTGCTCCTGGGATCGCTGGTGACTCTCATTCCGCTCGGGCTGACCGGTCACTCGTCGGCCGGCGGTTCGCACGACCTGGGCACCAACGCCCTGCTGATCCACCTGGTCGCCGCCAGCCTGTGGGCCGGCGGCCTCCTCGCACTGCTCGCGCATGCGCTGCGCGGCGGCGACCACCTCGGCCTGGCGGCCCGGCGATTTTCCGCGCTCGCACTGTGGTGCTGGGTCGCGATGGCGCTCAGCGGCGTCGTCAACGCACTGGTGCGCGTGGTGCCGTCGGACCTGCTGACCACCGACTACGGCCGGCTCGTGGTGGCCAAGCTCGCCGCGCTGTGCGCGCTCGGCGTGCTCGGCTGGCGCCAGCGGCGCACCGCGGTGGCCGGGTTGCAAACCAACCCGGGACGCGCCGCCGCACGACGCGCCCTCGTCCGGCTCGCGCTGACCGAGGCGGCGTTATTCGGCGTCACGTTCGGCGTCGCCGTCGGGCTGGGCCGCACGCCACCGCCACCGCCTCGCAACCGGTTGCCGTCGATCCCCGAGGCGGAGATCGGATACGACTTCGACGGACCGCCGACCGTGGCCCGCATCCTCTTCGACTGGCGCTTCGACCTGATCTTCGGCACGGCCGCGATCGTCTTTGCCGTGCTCTACGTGGCGGCGGTCGTACGGCTGCGCCGCCGCGGCGACAGTTGGCCGCGGGGCCGGATCCTGGCCTGGCTGCTCGGCTGCTTCGCGTTGCTGTTCGTGACGTCGTCGGGCGTCGGCCGCTACATGCCGGCGATGTTCAGCGTGCACATGGTCGCCCACATGGGGCTTTCGATGCTCGTCCCGATCCTGTTGGTGCTCGGCGCCCCGGTCAGCCTGGCGCTGCGGGCCCTGCCGGCCGCCGGCCGTGACGACCCGCCCGGGATGCGCGAATGGCTGCTGGCCGCACTGCACAGCCGGTACTCGAGATTCGTCACGAACCCGGTGGTGGCCACCGTGCTGTTCGTCTCCGGGTTCTACGGGCTGTACCTCTCGAACCTCTTCGACACCGCGGTCAGCAGCCACGCCGGACACGTGGCGATGAACGTGCACTTCCTGCTCAGCGGCTACGTGTTCTATTGGATCGTGATCGGGGTCGACCCCACACCGCGGCCCATCCCGCCGCTGGCCAAGGTGGGCGTCGTGTTCGCGTCCCTGCCGCTGCACGCGTTCTTCGGGGTGGTGCTGATGGGCACCCGGAAGGTGCTCGGCGCCGACTATTACCGGTCGCTCGGATTGAGCTGGCACACCGACCTGCTCGGCGACCAGCGCTTGGGCGGCGGCATCGCCTGGGCGGCGGGGGAGGTGCCGCTGGTCATCGTGATGCTCGCGCTGCTGGTGCAGTGGGCGCGCAGCGACGAGCGGACCGCCCGGCGGCTCGACCGCGCCGCCGACCGCGACGACGACGCCGAGCTGGCGGCCTACAACGCGATGCTGGCCGAGCTGGCGCGCCGGGAGACATCTGGTCCCACCGCAGGCCAACCCAACGGGAATCCGCGAGCGTAA
- a CDS encoding glycerol-3-phosphate 1-O-acyltransferase codes for MTQPAADTSAVLTAQDSLVLASMTSPVEKELVTAWLARQRAANPAAHFDVIELPQPDAPPAVLTALAAQFESGDDRSIVPVRVFWLPPADRGRVAKVAGLLPGRDPYHPNERRQRQILRSAPYRARVVAGESAKVSELRQQWRDTTVGQEKSDFAQFVIRRAILAIERVEYRILGPQYKSPRLVKPEILASARFRAGLKKIPGATVEEAGRMLDELSTGWSRVSVDLVGVLGRALSRGFDPEFDYDEYQVAAMRAALETHPAVLLFSHRSYIDGAVLPVAMQENRLPPVHVFAGINLSFGAMGPLLRRSGVIFIRRNIGDNALYKYVLREYVGYIVEKRFNLSWSIEGTRSRTGKMLPPKLGLLAYVADAYLDGRSEDILLQPVSISFDQLHETAEYAAYARGGEKTPEGLGWLYNFIRAQGERNYGKIYVRFPEAVSMRQYLGPPHGSLVHDPDAKKLALQKMSFEVAWRILQSTPVTATGLVCALLLTTRGAALTLGQLHHTLQDSLDYLERKQIPMSTSALRLRTREGVRAAVDTLSNEHPITRVDGGREPVWLIGPDEEHAAAFYRNSVIHAFLETSIVELALAHAKRAGGDRMEAFWSQAMRLRDLLKFDFYFADSAAFRANVAEEMAWHDDWEAHVTAGGDEIEGLLLAKRPLMADAMLRVFFEAYEIVADVLRDAAADVSQKELTKAALGVGRQYVAQTRVRSSESVSTLLFTTAYQVVADQDLIAPGPGLPERRAAFRRELRDILRDCDYVGKLARAQFVAREAEARRSRPDGQAP; via the coding sequence ATGACCCAGCCGGCCGCGGACACCAGCGCAGTCCTGACCGCCCAAGACTCGCTGGTGTTGGCGTCCATGACCTCGCCGGTCGAAAAAGAGTTGGTGACGGCCTGGTTGGCCCGGCAACGCGCCGCCAACCCGGCGGCGCATTTCGACGTGATCGAGCTGCCGCAGCCCGACGCGCCGCCCGCGGTGCTGACTGCGCTGGCGGCGCAGTTCGAATCCGGGGACGACCGCTCGATCGTCCCGGTGCGGGTGTTCTGGCTGCCGCCCGCGGACCGGGGCCGGGTCGCCAAGGTGGCCGGGCTGCTGCCCGGGCGTGACCCCTACCACCCCAACGAGCGGCGGCAGCGACAGATCCTGCGCAGCGCCCCGTACCGTGCCCGGGTGGTGGCCGGCGAGTCCGCCAAGGTGTCTGAACTCCGCCAGCAGTGGCGCGACACCACCGTCGGGCAGGAGAAGAGCGACTTCGCCCAGTTCGTCATCCGCCGCGCCATCCTGGCGATCGAACGCGTCGAGTATCGAATCCTGGGGCCGCAGTACAAGTCCCCGCGGCTGGTGAAGCCGGAAATTTTGGCATCGGCCCGGTTTCGCGCCGGCCTCAAGAAGATTCCCGGCGCCACCGTCGAAGAGGCCGGGCGGATGCTCGACGAGCTCTCCACCGGCTGGAGCCGGGTGTCCGTCGACCTGGTCGGCGTCCTGGGCAGGGCGCTCAGCCGCGGATTCGACCCCGAATTCGACTACGACGAATACCAGGTCGCGGCGATGCGCGCCGCCCTGGAGACGCACCCGGCCGTGCTGCTGTTCTCCCACCGGTCCTACATCGACGGCGCGGTGCTGCCGGTGGCGATGCAGGAGAACCGGCTCCCGCCGGTGCACGTGTTCGCGGGCATCAACCTGTCGTTCGGGGCGATGGGACCGCTGCTGCGCCGTTCCGGCGTCATCTTCATTCGCCGCAACATCGGCGACAACGCGCTCTACAAGTACGTCCTGCGCGAGTACGTCGGCTACATCGTCGAGAAGCGGTTCAACCTGAGCTGGTCCATCGAGGGCACCCGGTCGCGCACCGGAAAGATGTTGCCGCCCAAGCTCGGTCTGTTGGCCTATGTGGCCGACGCCTACCTGGACGGCCGCAGCGAAGACATCCTCTTGCAGCCGGTGTCGATCAGTTTCGACCAGTTACACGAGACCGCCGAGTACGCCGCGTACGCCCGCGGCGGGGAAAAGACTCCCGAGGGCCTCGGCTGGCTGTACAACTTCATCCGGGCGCAGGGGGAGCGCAACTACGGCAAGATCTATGTCCGCTTCCCCGAGGCGGTCTCGATGCGCCAATACCTCGGTCCACCGCACGGCTCGTTGGTCCATGATCCTGACGCCAAAAAGCTTGCGCTGCAGAAGATGTCGTTCGAGGTGGCTTGGCGGATCCTGCAGTCGACGCCGGTCACGGCCACCGGTTTGGTGTGCGCGCTGCTGTTGACCACCCGCGGCGCGGCGTTGACGCTCGGTCAGCTGCACCACACCTTGCAGGACTCGCTGGACTACCTCGAGCGCAAACAGATCCCGATGTCGACGAGCGCGCTGCGGCTCCGTACGCGCGAGGGCGTGCGCGCGGCGGTCGACACCCTGTCCAACGAGCACCCGATCACCCGCGTCGACGGCGGCCGGGAACCGGTGTGGCTGATCGGGCCCGACGAGGAACACGCCGCGGCGTTCTACCGGAACTCGGTCATCCACGCCTTCCTCGAGACCTCCATCGTCGAGCTGGCTCTGGCGCACGCCAAACGGGCCGGCGGTGACCGCATGGAGGCGTTCTGGTCCCAGGCCATGCGGCTGCGCGATCTGCTGAAATTCGACTTCTACTTCGCCGACTCGGCGGCGTTCCGCGCCAACGTCGCCGAAGAAATGGCGTGGCACGACGATTGGGAGGCGCACGTCACCGCCGGCGGCGACGAGATCGAGGGGCTGCTGCTCGCCAAGCGTCCGCTCATGGCAGACGCGATGTTGCGCGTGTTCTTCGAGGCTTACGAGATCGTCGCCGACGTCTTGCGTGATGCGGCGGCGGATGTCAGCCAGAAGGAGCTCACGAAGGCGGCACTCGGCGTCGGCCGGCAATACGTGGCACAGACCCGGGTGCGCAGCAGCGAATCCGTGTCGACGCTACTGTTCACCACCGCCTATCAGGTGGTGGCCGACCAAGACCTGATCGCGCCCGGGCCCGGCCTGCCCGAGCGGCGCGCCGCCTTCCGTCGGGAGTTGCGCGACATCCTGCGCGACTGTGACTACGTGGGCAAGCTCGCCCGCGCCCAGTTCGTCGCCCGCGAGGCCGAGGCGCGACGGAGCCGACCGGACGGCCAGGCTCCGTAG
- a CDS encoding HAD-IB family hydrolase/lysophospholipid acyltransferase family protein gives MSASEESARETTNQSTDMRLPGSVAEIMASPPGPQIGAFFDLDGTLVAGFTAVILTQERLLRRDMGVGELLSMIQAGLSHTLGRIEFEDLIGKAAAALAGRLIDDLEEIGERLFVQRIESRIYPEMRELVRAHVARGHTVVLSSSALTIQVNPVARFLGISNMLTNKFETTEDGLLTGGVEKPILWGPGKAAAVQRFAAEHGIDLKDSYFYADGDEDVALMYLVGNPRPTNPEGKMAAVARRRGWPILRFNSRGPVGLRRQLRTLAGFGSLFPVAAGAVGIGVLTRSRRRGVNFFTSTFSQMLLATTGVNLNVIGRENLTAQRPAVFIFNHRNQVDPVITGALVRDNWTAVGKKELAKDPIMGTIGKAMDAAFIDRDDPVAAVESLHQVEELARKGLSIVIAPEGTRIDTTEVGPFKKGAFRIAMAVGIPIVPIVIRNAEIVAARNSTTINPGTVDVAVFPPISVQDWTLEDLPERIAAVRQLYLDTLANWPVDALPEVNLYAEKKAAAKAKGQKTPAKKAAPKKAPAKAAAKAPAKKVTPKTAPAQADLPSAESAGSPP, from the coding sequence ATGAGCGCCTCAGAAGAAAGCGCCCGCGAAACGACCAACCAGTCAACGGATATGCGGCTGCCCGGCTCGGTGGCCGAGATCATGGCCAGTCCGCCCGGACCCCAAATCGGGGCCTTCTTCGACCTCGACGGAACGCTGGTGGCCGGCTTCACCGCCGTCATCCTCACCCAGGAGCGCCTCCTGCGCCGCGACATGGGTGTGGGCGAGCTACTCAGCATGATTCAGGCCGGCCTGAGCCACACGCTCGGGCGCATCGAGTTCGAAGACCTGATCGGCAAGGCCGCCGCGGCGCTGGCCGGACGGCTGATCGACGACCTGGAGGAGATCGGCGAGCGGTTGTTCGTCCAGCGGATCGAGTCGCGCATCTACCCCGAGATGCGCGAACTGGTGCGCGCGCATGTCGCGCGCGGACACACCGTCGTCCTGAGCTCGTCGGCGCTGACCATCCAGGTCAACCCGGTGGCGCGATTCCTCGGCATCTCCAACATGCTCACCAACAAGTTCGAGACCACCGAGGACGGGCTGCTCACCGGCGGGGTGGAGAAGCCGATCCTGTGGGGACCGGGGAAGGCCGCCGCGGTGCAGCGATTCGCCGCCGAGCACGGCATCGACCTCAAGGACAGCTACTTCTACGCCGACGGCGACGAGGACGTCGCGCTGATGTACCTGGTCGGCAATCCCCGGCCGACCAACCCCGAGGGCAAGATGGCCGCCGTCGCCAGGCGCCGCGGCTGGCCGATCCTGAGGTTCAACAGCCGCGGACCCGTGGGCCTGCGCCGGCAACTGCGGACGCTGGCCGGTTTCGGTTCGCTCTTCCCGGTCGCGGCCGGCGCGGTCGGGATCGGCGTCCTGACCCGCAGCCGGCGCCGCGGCGTCAACTTCTTCACCTCCACGTTCTCGCAGATGCTGCTGGCGACGACCGGCGTGAACCTCAACGTCATCGGCAGAGAGAACCTCACCGCGCAGCGCCCCGCGGTCTTCATCTTCAACCACCGCAACCAGGTCGACCCGGTGATCACCGGCGCCCTCGTGCGCGACAACTGGACCGCGGTGGGCAAGAAGGAACTGGCCAAGGATCCGATCATGGGCACGATCGGCAAGGCGATGGACGCCGCGTTCATCGATCGCGACGATCCGGTCGCCGCGGTGGAGTCGCTGCACCAGGTCGAAGAGCTCGCCCGAAAGGGGCTGTCGATCGTGATCGCCCCGGAGGGCACCCGGATCGACACCACCGAGGTGGGGCCGTTCAAGAAGGGCGCGTTCCGAATCGCGATGGCGGTCGGGATCCCGATCGTGCCGATCGTCATCCGCAACGCGGAAATTGTCGCGGCCCGCAACTCGACCACGATCAACCCCGGCACCGTCGACGTCGCCGTCTTCCCGCCCATCTCGGTGCAGGACTGGACGCTCGAGGACCTGCCCGAACGCATCGCCGCGGTCCGCCAGCTGTATCTGGACACGCTGGCCAACTGGCCCGTCGACGCGCTGCCCGAGGTGAACCTGTACGCCGAGAAGAAGGCGGCGGCCAAAGCCAAGGGCCAGAAGACGCCCGCGAAGAAGGCTGCCCCCAAGAAGGCACCGGCCAAGGCGGCCGCCAAGGCCCCGGCGAAGAAGGTCACGCCGAAAACAGCGCCAGCCCAGGCCGACCTGCCCAGTGCCGAGTCGGCGGGCTCGCCGCCATGA